From a single Rutidosis leptorrhynchoides isolate AG116_Rl617_1_P2 chromosome 5, CSIRO_AGI_Rlap_v1, whole genome shotgun sequence genomic region:
- the LOC139846800 gene encoding abscisic acid 8'-hydroxylase CYP707A1-like: MEEREGLIILIVHVFFFLIALFLYIFIIRKNPRDTPKLPPGSLGWPYIGETLQLYSQDPNIFFANKQKRYGEIFKTHILGCPSIILANPEAARFVLVNQAHLFKPTYPKSKENLIGPLALFFHQGEYHTRLRKLVQGSLSLDNLRNLVPDIEKIAVSALDSWANGQIVSTFHEMKKLSFEVGILAIFGHLEINQKEQLKNNYSILDKGYNSFPTKLPGTPFKKAFMARKRLQKILSEIIFERREKRVTEKDLLGCLLNSKDEKGETLSEDQIADNIIGVLFAAQDTTASALTWILKYLHDHQKLLQTVKAEHKVIQQLNDDGNQHLTWAQTRNMPITNKVISESLRMSSIISFTFREAVSDVKYKGYLIPKGWKVMPLFRNIHHNPEFFPNPHKFDPARFEVAPKPNTFMPFGSGVHACPGNELAKLEMLILVHHLVTRYRWEVVGSENGIQYGPFPVPIHGLPARFYKESNQENVP, from the exons ATGGAGGAAAGGGAAGGATTAATAATCTTAATTGTTCatgtctttttctttcttattgctCTTTTTTTGTACATTTTTATTATAAGAAAGAACCCAAGAGACACCCCAAAGCTGCCTCCCGGCTCACTTGGTTGGCCGTATATCGGTGAAACACTTCAACTCTATTCTCAAGATCCAAATATTTTCTTTGCTAACAAACAAAAAAG GTATGGAGAAATATTCAAGACACATATTTTGGGTTGTCCTAGCATCATATTGGCTAATCCTGAGGCCGCGCGATTCGTGTTGGTTAACCAGGCTCATTTGTTCAAACCAACATATCCTAAAAGTAAAGAAAATTTAATTGGTCCATTGGCACTGTTTTTTCATCAAGGGGAGTACCACACTCGGTTAAGAAAGCTCGTCCAAGGCTCGTTATCGCTTGATAATCTTCGTAACTTAGTTCCCGATATCGAGAAAATTGCGGTTTCCGCTTTGGACTCATGGGCAAATGGTCAGATAGTAAGCACATTTCATGAAATGAAAaag CTATCGTTTGAGGTTGGAATACTCGCTATATTCGGACACTTGGAGATCAACCAGAAAGAGCAACTAAAGAACAACTATAGCATATTAGACAAAGGGTACAATTCATTCCCAACAAAACTACCAGGCACCCCTTTCAAAAAGGCTTTTATG GCGAGAAAACGACTGCAGAAGATACTAAGCGAAATCATATTTGAAAGGAGAGAAAAAAGGGTAACAGAAAAGGacttgttgggatgtttgttgaatTCGAAAGACGAAAAGGGTGAAACTTTAAGTGAAGATCAGATTGCGGATAACATTATCGGAGTTTTGTTTGCTGCTCAAGATACTACAGCTAGTGCATTAACTTGGATTCTTAAGTACTTGCATGATCACCAAAAACTTCTACAGACTGTAAAG GCTGAACATAAGGTGATTCAGCAATTAAATGATGATGGTAATCAGCACTTGACATGGGCCCAAACTAGAAATATGCCAATTACTAACAAG GTTATATCAGAGAGCCTGAGGATGTCAAGCATTATATCATTTACATTTCGAGAGGCTGTTAGCGACGTTAAATACAAAG GCTACCTAATACCAAAAGGATGGAAGGTCATGCCTTTATTCAGAAACATCCATCATAATCCCGAATTCTTTCCTAATCCTCACAAATTTGATCCGGCAAGATTCGAG GTCGCACCAAAACCAAACACATTTATGCCCTTTGGAAGTGGAGTTCATGCTTGTCCAGGAAATGAGCTTGCTAAGCTAGAAATGCTCATATTAGTTCACCATTTAGTCACTAGATACAG ATGGGAAGTGGTGGGATCCGAAAATGGGATTCAGTATGGTCCATTTCCAGTGCCAATTCATGGTCTACCTGCAAGATTTTATAAAGAATCTAACCAAGAAAATGTGCCATAA